TTTTTACGTTGAATTTTTCCTGAAGTAGTTTCAACAAATTGCTTCACAGTAAAAATATGTTTTGGCTTTTCGTGTTTTTTTAATTCTGAAAAAGCGGAAATATCAACAGTATCTATATTCCCTTCTACAACTAGAATAAGTTGTTCTCCTAAGGTTTTGTGAGGTTTTGAAGCAATAAAAAAACGTTCTGAAATATGTTTCTTAAGTTTGGCTTCTATTTGTTCTGGGAACAATTTCAACCCACCCGAGTTTATAACATTATCAAAACGACCTAACCATTCAAATTCCGTTTCAGAATGAATTTTCACAATATCGTTTGTAATTATTTTTTCTTCTGAAAGATTAGGTGCTTCAATTACTAAACAATCACGTTCATCTTGAGAAATTGAAATGTTAGGAAGTAATTTGAAGTAAGGTTTGGCAGATTGCTTCGTCGTTCCTTCTCGCAATGACAGTAAATTATTGAGTTTTTTAAGTGCGATGTGTGTTACGGTTTCGGTCATACCGTAAGTTTCGTAAACATCAGAATCGATACTTTGAATTTTATCATTTAATGTATTTGAAACGGATGCACCACCAACAATAATAGTTTTAATATTGCTGCAATTTTCTAGGCAGTTTTCAACCTGTAGTGGTATCATGGCGCAAAAATGATACATCTTGTTATAATCGAAAATGGGTTTAGATGTAGGGGCTATAATATCAATTTCTAAACCTAAAATCATAGCCCTTACCAACATCATTTTACCTGCAATAAACTGTGTTGGCAAACAATGTAATGCCGTATCGCCTGACTTTAAATTAAAAAAATCACCAGTAGCCAAGGCTGAATTTACCATAGCTTCCTTTTTTATTTTTAAGTTTTTTGGAATTCCTGTAGAACCAGATGTTTTTACTTCAACAAAATCATCATCATTTAGCCAATGATGTAAAAAATCACCAATTTCATGCTGATATGGCTCACCTTCTTTTACAAAATGAGACGCAAATTGTAATAGGTCTTCATTTGAATAATGAAATCCATTTATTTTGAATTGTTTATGAATAAAGCTAAAATTAGATGTCACTAGAATGTATATCTTCTATAACTAAAATCTCTTCTTTTGGAGGCTCAACAACTTTTCCAAATAGTTTTTCTTTCCAATCGGTCCATTTGTATATTTTAGAAAGCACAAATAAGATAATTGGATATATTATAAATACTGGCATTATTATATCTAAAGCTGTATTATTTGCTTCTTCAGCAGTATATCTAAAAACAGCATCCGTTTGTAATGCTGACCAGTCAGAGGTAATTAACAAAGCTGCAAGTAGGTTGTTTCCAAAATGGAAACCCAAAGCCAATTCTAACCCTTCATCCATCAATGTCATAACCCCTAAAAGTAACCCTGTACCAATATAAAATACCATTACAATTAATCCCATTTCTGCTACTTCTGGGTTAGCACTATGTGCAATACCGAAAAAAACAGATGTAATTAATAACGGTATCCATTTATTTTTTACCATTATTCCAATTTGCTGCATAAAATAACCTCTAAATAAATACTCTTCTAAACCTATCTGAAAAGGAAATAGTAATATACTTATGAAAAACAAAACAGCAAACTTTGCTGGGTTGAATTGTAATTCTATTTGTGATGGATCAGAATAATAAGAAATCCCAAAAGTCACTAATGTAATGACCACAATCAACAAAAAAGAAAATAAAACTCTATTAACATCTAGTTTTAACCTTGTTGTTGATAACGACAAAATACTTCTTTGATGTATATATTTAACAAACACAAAAAGCAAACCTAATAAAAATGCAAATGGCAACAAGTTTACTACTAATGATATATTTGGTGGTATACTGTTCATTAAAGCATAAGCTTTATCTAAATCTTCAGCTGAAGTAAATAAATAAGCTATAAAATTCAAAATAAATATTCCTGAAATAACACATGCCGTTATAATAAACATCCAAAGTTCATTTTTACCTTTATATGCCTGTTGTATGTAATTCATATTATACTAAATTAAAGTTCCAATCTATTTTATTATTGTACTGCAAAGTACCGTTTTTTACTTCTAATGGGCAATCAAAATTGTTGGTAAATAAACCGCCCGTACCCAAACCTTGTGGCAATTTGCTTTGTTTGGTATAAGTGTATTGAGCAATGGCGTTTAAGCCCACATTACTTTCCAAAGCACTTGTTATCCACCAGCCTA
The genomic region above belongs to Mariniflexile litorale and contains:
- a CDS encoding AMP-binding protein; amino-acid sequence: MTSNFSFIHKQFKINGFHYSNEDLLQFASHFVKEGEPYQHEIGDFLHHWLNDDDFVEVKTSGSTGIPKNLKIKKEAMVNSALATGDFFNLKSGDTALHCLPTQFIAGKMMLVRAMILGLEIDIIAPTSKPIFDYNKMYHFCAMIPLQVENCLENCSNIKTIIVGGASVSNTLNDKIQSIDSDVYETYGMTETVTHIALKKLNNLLSLREGTTKQSAKPYFKLLPNISISQDERDCLVIEAPNLSEEKIITNDIVKIHSETEFEWLGRFDNVINSGGLKLFPEQIEAKLKKHISERFFIASKPHKTLGEQLILVVEGNIDTVDISAFSELKKHEKPKHIFTVKQFVETTSGKIQRKKTLELISLS
- a CDS encoding type II CAAX endopeptidase family protein; this translates as MNYIQQAYKGKNELWMFIITACVISGIFILNFIAYLFTSAEDLDKAYALMNSIPPNISLVVNLLPFAFLLGLLFVFVKYIHQRSILSLSTTRLKLDVNRVLFSFLLIVVITLVTFGISYYSDPSQIELQFNPAKFAVLFFISILLFPFQIGLEEYLFRGYFMQQIGIMVKNKWIPLLITSVFFGIAHSANPEVAEMGLIVMVFYIGTGLLLGVMTLMDEGLELALGFHFGNNLLAALLITSDWSALQTDAVFRYTAEEANNTALDIIMPVFIIYPIILFVLSKIYKWTDWKEKLFGKVVEPPKEEILVIEDIHSSDI